A portion of the Fulvia fulva chromosome 1, complete sequence genome contains these proteins:
- a CDS encoding Short-chain dehydrogenase/reductase ABA4 — protein MGRDNDLQDKVYAVTGGASGIGLATSQLLLSRGAAVAIGDVDDAALVTAKETLRAFEGRVRYTKVNVAERDSVDDWIKGVVEQFGKLSGAANCAGVIGKHHGTRMVEELEDDQWDLIMAVNLTGMMYCLRAELQAIPGPGSIVCVSSVQGTLGFAKHAAYAASKHGVLGLVRSAAKEVGSRNVRVNAVTPGSIQTPLMDKRNALEGVEQSEETTPLGRLGTSGEVATLIVWLLSDEATFVTGATYAVDAGWAC, from the exons ATGGGTCGCGACAACGACCTCCAAGACAAAGTCTACGCCGTCACAGGTGGAGCCAGCGGAATCGGCCTTGCGACTTCCCAGCTTCTACTGTCGAGAGGCGCTGCAGTCGCAATTGGCGATGTCGACGATGCTGCTCTGGTAACTGCCAAGGAGACCTTGAGGGCGTTTGAGGGACGGGTGAGGTATACGAAAGTTAATGTGGCGGAGAGAGATTCTGTCGATGATTGGATTAAAGGTGTGGTGGAGCAATTCGGGAAGTTGTCGGGTGCTGCGAATTGTGCGGGAGTTATTGGGAAGCATCATGGGACGAGGATG GTAGAAGAGCTTGAGGATGATCAGTGGGATCTTATCATGGCTGTTAATCTTACGG GCATGATGTACTGTCTCCGAGCCGAACTCCAAGCAATACCCGGTCCGGGAAGCATAGTCTGCGTCAGCTCAGTCCAAGGCACTCTCGGATTCGCCAAACACGCCGCCTACGCAGCAAGCAAGCACGGCGTTCTCGGCCTCGTCCGCTCTGCTGCCAAGGAAGTTGGCTCGCGCAACGTTCGCGTGAATGCCGTGACTCCGGGCTCGATCCAGACGCCCCTGATGGACAAGCGGAACGCTTTAGAGGGCGTGGAGCAGAGTGAGGAGACGACGCCTCTGGGTCGACTGGGGACGTCGGGGGAGGTGGCCACTTTGATTGTGTGGTTGTTGAGTGATGAGGCGACGTTCGTGACGGGGGCTACGTATGCTGTTGATGCTGGATGGGCTTGCTGA
- a CDS encoding Amino-acid transporter arg-13: protein MRTSTTTAAPNFVEVETPQVPAMVTSPAEPAATVKSQASEALRDILYGSIAGAAGKVIEYPFDTVKVRLQTMPDTIPPLYTGPWDCFKKSYAEGGVASLYRGIEAPMFGAAVETACLFWTYRLAKDFLGSTVLPADVGEHLPLGALIAAGAMSGGITSGALTPIELVKCRIQVPVESGIDAAKPRVYKQLNPLLVIGEVYRTEGIRGFWRGQLGTFYRETGGSAAWFGSYETLSIWFKKRAGSNDIPIWQQMVSGAAAGMSYNISTFPADTIKSKIQTGELTNVRPTFMNVGKELWRAHGLKGLYRGCGVTVARSAPSSALIFTCYEAMRKQFG from the coding sequence ATGCGGACCAGCACGACAACCGCCGCACCGAACTTCGTAGAGGTGGAAACACCGCAAGTGCCAGCAATGGTGACTTCTCCAGCAGAGCCAGCGGCCACGGTCAAGAGCCAAGCCAGCGAGGCACTGCGGGACATCCTCTATGGCTCCATCGCTGGTGCCGCCGGCAAGGTCATTGAGTACCCTTTCGATACGGTCAAGGTGCGACTACAGACCATGCCGGACACTATTCCTCCGCTCTACACAGGACCCTGGGACTGCTTCAAGAAGAGCTATGCAGAAGGTGGAGTGGCGAGTCTGTACCGCGGCATTGAAGCTCCAATGTTTGGTGCAGCTGTCGAGACTGCCTGCCTTTTCTGGACCTACCGTCTGGCAAAGGACTTCCTGGGAAGCACCGTACTTCCTGCGGACGTGGGCGAGCATTTGCCACTAGGTGCTCTTATAGCAGCAGGCGCTATGTCTGGTGGTATCACGTCTGGAGCCTTGACTCCCATTGAATTGGTCAAATGCCGCATACAGGTACCTGTCGAATCTGGCATCGATGCGGCAAAGCCTAGAGTGTACAAGCAGCTCAACCCACTGCTTGTGATTGGAGAAGTCTACCGCACAGAAGGTATTCGAGGGTTTTGGCGAGGTCAATTGGGAACTTTCTACCGCGAGACGGGAGGTAGTGCAGCATGGTTCGGCAGCTACGAAACATTGTCAATATGGTTCAAGAAGCGGGCCGGGTCGAACGATATTCCCATCTGGCAACAGATGGTGTCAGGAGCTGCGGCGGGTATGAGCTACAACATCTCGACCTTCCCAGCCGATACGATCAAGAGCAAGATTCAGACTGGCGAGCTGACGAATGTTCGACCTACTTTCATGAATGTTGGTAAAGAGCTGTGGCGGGCTCACGGGCTCAAAGGCTTGTACAGAGGATGCGGAGTTACCGTCGCCAGAAGCGCACCGAGTTCGGCGCTCATCTTCACGTGTTACGAGGCGATGCGCAAGCAGTTTGGTTAA
- a CDS encoding rRNA-processing protein cgrA produces MAETVASTPAAIPVAKAAQVTGLRKNGKGWHETKRPFRPTAGQTAYAKRVARESQVNEIKATEKEMKAEKEEERQRRIQAIKDKRAAKEEKERYEKMAEKMHKKRVERLKRREKRNKLLKS; encoded by the exons ATGGCTGAGACGGTAGCTTCGACGCCCGCTGCGATTCCTGTCGCAAAGGCTGCGCAGGTGACCGGTCTCCGCAAGAATGGCAAAGGCTGGCACGAGACTAAGAGGCCCTTCCGTCCGACTGCGGGACAGACAGCGTATGCGAAGCGCGTAGCGCGGGAGTCGCAGGTCAACGAGATCAAGGCTACTGAGAAGGAGATGAAGGCAGAGAAAGAGGAAGAGCGACAG CGGAGGATTCAAGCCATCAAGGACAAGCGCGCTGCGAAAGAGGAGAAGGAGCGCTATGAGAAGATGGCAGAGAAGATGCACAAGAAACGTGTCGAGAGATTGAAGAGGAGGGAGAAGCGCAACAAGCTGTTGAAGTCATGA